A portion of the Calditrichota bacterium genome contains these proteins:
- a CDS encoding bifunctional response regulator/alkaline phosphatase family protein, with protein MKKGHILWADDEIELLRPHILFLEEKGYDVTPVTNADDAISLVKERPFDLLLLDEMMSGKDGLSALAEIKEINPSLPVVMITKNEEESLMEEAIGSKIDDYLTKPVNPSQILSTCKKFIESRKIEGDRLTRDYPLQFNELTRAIMDARTWKDWVSIYSRIVDWELEMDHYPDLGLQNVLEDQKKSANIEFGRFVETHYLEWIQDDEEAPSLSVDVIAENVAPLLASNKKVAFVVIDNMRMDQWLSIQPFLFPFFNIKRKFYFAILPTATPFARNAIFSGLFPSEIEEKYPEIWSNGVDDDSSRNRYERQLLDLQLQEMGFNLKPEPKYIKILDLSEGRNLERNIRTYLQTKLLSIVVNFVDIFSHSRSTSDILKEIVPDEAAFRSLTRSWFEHSYLFRVLRHLGEEGFTIIMTSDHGSVRAMRGAKVIGDRETSTNLRYKFGKNLKCDDKYAFYIKNPQKFKLPMRGININYIIAKEDYYFVYPTNFHKYLNYYRDSFQHGGISMEEMILPIFRLDAK; from the coding sequence ATGAAAAAGGGTCATATTCTCTGGGCCGATGACGAGATTGAACTGCTTCGTCCGCATATTCTTTTTCTGGAAGAAAAGGGGTACGACGTCACCCCCGTAACGAACGCAGACGATGCCATTTCTCTGGTTAAGGAACGCCCGTTCGATCTGCTTCTTCTGGATGAAATGATGTCGGGAAAAGACGGACTCTCCGCATTGGCGGAAATAAAGGAAATCAATCCGTCGTTGCCTGTGGTGATGATTACCAAAAATGAAGAAGAAAGCCTCATGGAGGAGGCTATTGGCAGTAAAATAGATGACTACCTGACGAAGCCGGTGAATCCCAGTCAAATTCTGTCGACCTGCAAAAAGTTTATCGAAAGCCGGAAAATTGAGGGCGATCGTCTCACCCGGGATTACCCCCTTCAGTTTAATGAGCTGACCCGGGCCATTATGGACGCCCGCACCTGGAAGGATTGGGTGAGCATCTACTCGCGAATTGTAGACTGGGAACTGGAGATGGATCATTATCCGGACCTTGGGCTGCAGAATGTTCTGGAAGATCAGAAAAAAAGTGCCAATATTGAGTTTGGGCGGTTTGTGGAAACGCACTATCTGGAGTGGATTCAGGATGATGAAGAGGCTCCCAGTCTTTCCGTGGATGTCATTGCCGAAAATGTGGCTCCTCTGTTGGCCAGTAATAAAAAAGTGGCCTTTGTGGTTATTGATAACATGCGAATGGATCAGTGGTTGAGCATCCAGCCCTTTTTGTTTCCCTTTTTTAATATCAAGCGAAAATTTTATTTTGCCATTTTGCCCACCGCTACCCCTTTTGCAAGAAATGCCATATTCAGCGGGCTCTTCCCGTCGGAAATAGAAGAAAAATATCCGGAGATCTGGAGCAACGGTGTGGATGACGATTCCAGTCGGAATCGCTACGAACGCCAATTGCTGGATCTTCAGCTTCAGGAAATGGGGTTCAATCTGAAACCCGAGCCGAAGTACATTAAAATTCTGGATCTTTCGGAGGGGCGAAATCTGGAGCGAAATATCCGAACGTATCTTCAGACAAAGCTCCTTTCTATTGTTGTAAATTTTGTGGATATTTTTTCGCACAGCCGGAGTACGTCGGATATCTTGAAGGAGATTGTTCCCGATGAGGCGGCTTTTCGATCGCTGACCCGATCCTGGTTTGAGCACTCCTACCTCTTTCGGGTGCTGAGGCATCTGGGTGAGGAAGGGTTTACCATCATCATGACGTCCGATCACGGGAGTGTTCGTGCCATGCGGGGGGCCAAAGTGATCGGCGACCGGGAAACGTCAACCAATCTCCGTTACAAATTTGGTAAGAACCTAAAATGCGATGACAAGTACGCATTCTACATAAAGAATCCCCAAAAGTTTAAGCTTCCGATGCGGGGAATCAATATTAATTACATCATTGCCAAAGAGGACTATTATTTTGTTTATCCGACCAATTTTCATAAGTATTTGAATTATTATCGGGATAGTTTTCAGCATGGCGGTATTTCGATGGAAGAGATGATTCTTCCCATATTTCGATTGGACGCAAAATAG
- a CDS encoding tRNA 2-thiocytidine(32) synthetase TtcA: MTRLHQRLRKILEAGIRNFQLISEGDCILVGVSGGQDSLALFELLSSPLITTTNDFRLIPVHIDLGYKERGERLSEKLHRFFRERDRELVIIKTDIGPLVHSDFNRKNPCFLCSRMRRHEIYKMATQMGCNKIAYGHHKDDIIETFLINIFFGREISTMMPKQPVFSGKFHIIRPLVYIEEELVKKFAAEQNFPNFRNPCPTAGHSKRTLIKKLLAELEEDFPAVKKNVWHSLFHPKPDYLFRPDMISGVRQKKKRQKK, from the coding sequence ATGACAAGGCTTCATCAGCGACTTCGAAAGATTTTAGAGGCAGGCATCCGGAATTTTCAACTCATCTCCGAAGGAGATTGTATTCTGGTGGGTGTTTCCGGGGGACAGGACAGCCTGGCTCTGTTTGAGCTGCTTTCCAGCCCGCTCATTACAACCACAAATGATTTTCGCCTCATCCCCGTTCATATTGATCTCGGATACAAAGAAAGGGGAGAACGGCTCAGTGAAAAGCTGCATCGATTCTTCCGAGAAAGAGACCGGGAACTGGTTATCATTAAAACGGACATCGGGCCGCTGGTGCACAGCGATTTTAATCGGAAAAATCCCTGTTTTTTGTGCTCCCGCATGAGGCGGCATGAGATCTACAAAATGGCCACCCAAATGGGATGCAATAAAATCGCCTACGGTCATCACAAAGACGATATTATTGAAACGTTTCTTATTAACATCTTTTTTGGTCGTGAAATCAGCACTATGATGCCCAAACAGCCCGTTTTCAGCGGGAAATTTCACATCATCCGGCCTTTGGTGTACATCGAAGAGGAACTGGTTAAAAAATTTGCGGCGGAACAGAATTTTCCGAATTTCAGGAACCCCTGCCCTACCGCCGGACATTCCAAACGCACTTTGATTAAAAAACTGCTTGCCGAGTTAGAAGAAGACTTTCCCGCCGTTAAAAAGAATGTCTGGCATTCTCTTTTCCATCCCAAACCCGACTATCTCTTTCGCCCGGATATGATTTCAGGCGTTCGGCAGAAGAAAAAACGTCAAAAAAAATGA
- a CDS encoding pyruvate, phosphate dikinase — MAKNAIRKIEKKILDYLRDYPHLTENFYRQLLISLHTEKSITVDQIYDAAHKQLKKQIESAAEQNPNEGTARRWDQQEKIIIHSLIVQYASQLFTEDEIDRIFAMARGRSEAQKLEDIAALPDVSFRLLADRLRDFCALTKDSGDIPESEAMGIRVALIRHFISDQLEFIGVAKHYLKICDFLPIVENSIGPKKGIGKIGGKAAGMYLAYHILCKSRGELSAQNCPIAIPESYFIRSDLYQEFINQNGLTKFYDEKYKPLDEIRNDFPMIKEVFKNGEFPPYIVGKLRKLLKKIGKTPLIVRSSSLLEDNFGSAFSGKYDSIFLPNQDTLENRLQALLGAIAEVYASTLGPDPILYRRERNLIDYDEQMGILIQKVVGIRYGDYYLPVWAGVGFSRNEYRWSKRIRKDDGLLRLVMGLGTRAVDRVGNDYPRMVSLTLPTLRPEANISDIRKYSQKFIDVINLKKNRMETLPLEELLQNEPFPNLDHIVSIDRDSSLQIPVGRILNPAKEKFVITFDKFLRQTPYPDILKNSLKALEKAYGYPVDIEFAFDGLFLYILQCRPQSKLSEHHRAHIPDNLPKEAILFSVHHDVPNGLVRNIEYIIYIDPKKYDDIQSYSQKLTVGKIVGRLNEKLEHNHFILIGPGRWGSNDINLGVRVRYSDINHTKVLIEVARKTGHYVPEVSFGTHFFQDLVEAGIYHLPLYPDEENAQFNEAFLLHSPNRLSTLLPEFKEFEDIVHVIHVPEAAGGKKLTVAMDGENEEALAYFEEKA, encoded by the coding sequence ATGGCCAAAAACGCCATTCGGAAAATAGAAAAAAAAATTCTTGATTACCTGCGCGATTATCCTCATTTAACTGAGAATTTTTACCGACAGTTATTAATCTCACTCCATACTGAAAAATCCATTACGGTTGATCAAATCTACGATGCGGCTCACAAACAACTCAAAAAGCAAATTGAGAGCGCAGCCGAACAAAATCCCAACGAGGGAACAGCGAGGCGCTGGGACCAACAGGAAAAAATCATCATTCACTCCCTGATTGTACAATATGCGTCACAGCTTTTCACGGAAGACGAAATTGACCGAATCTTCGCCATGGCCAGGGGACGAAGTGAGGCGCAAAAGCTGGAAGACATTGCCGCACTGCCCGATGTGTCGTTCCGCCTTTTGGCCGACCGGCTCAGGGACTTCTGTGCCCTCACCAAGGACTCCGGCGATATTCCCGAATCGGAGGCCATGGGTATTCGGGTTGCCCTGATCCGCCATTTTATCAGCGACCAACTGGAGTTTATCGGGGTTGCCAAACACTATCTGAAGATTTGCGATTTTTTGCCGATTGTAGAAAATTCAATTGGTCCCAAAAAAGGCATCGGGAAAATCGGTGGAAAAGCGGCCGGCATGTACCTGGCCTACCACATTCTCTGCAAATCCCGGGGAGAATTATCTGCCCAAAATTGTCCGATTGCCATTCCCGAATCCTATTTTATTCGGTCGGATCTCTACCAGGAATTTATCAATCAAAACGGATTAACCAAATTTTACGACGAAAAATACAAGCCGCTGGATGAGATCAGAAACGATTTCCCGATGATCAAGGAAGTCTTTAAAAACGGTGAGTTTCCTCCTTACATTGTGGGGAAACTTCGAAAGCTGTTAAAAAAGATCGGCAAAACTCCTCTGATTGTGCGTTCCAGCAGCCTGTTGGAAGACAACTTCGGCTCGGCCTTTTCGGGAAAATATGACAGCATTTTTCTGCCCAATCAAGACACACTGGAAAACCGCCTTCAGGCCCTTCTGGGGGCCATTGCAGAGGTTTACGCCAGTACCCTGGGCCCCGATCCCATTCTTTACCGGCGCGAGCGAAATCTCATCGATTACGACGAACAGATGGGAATTCTCATCCAGAAAGTGGTGGGCATCCGCTATGGCGACTATTATCTGCCGGTTTGGGCCGGTGTGGGATTTTCGCGGAATGAATACCGCTGGAGCAAACGTATTCGCAAAGACGACGGATTGCTCCGCCTTGTGATGGGACTGGGAACACGGGCGGTTGACCGCGTCGGGAATGACTATCCCCGGATGGTGTCCCTTACCCTTCCCACACTGCGCCCCGAAGCCAATATTTCCGATATCCGCAAATATTCCCAAAAATTTATCGATGTGATTAATCTCAAAAAAAATCGAATGGAGACCCTGCCGCTTGAAGAACTTCTTCAGAACGAACCCTTCCCCAACCTGGACCATATCGTTTCCATTGACCGGGATTCCAGTTTGCAGATACCGGTCGGAAGAATTCTAAATCCCGCCAAGGAAAAGTTTGTAATTACGTTCGATAAATTCCTCAGACAAACCCCATACCCGGATATTCTTAAAAATTCGCTGAAGGCCCTCGAAAAGGCCTACGGATATCCGGTGGACATCGAATTTGCTTTCGACGGCCTTTTTCTCTACATTCTGCAATGCCGTCCTCAGTCGAAACTGTCCGAGCACCACCGCGCCCACATCCCGGACAATCTTCCAAAAGAAGCTATCCTTTTTTCCGTGCATCACGATGTCCCCAACGGATTGGTTCGGAATATTGAGTACATTATTTACATCGATCCCAAAAAATACGATGACATTCAATCCTACAGCCAGAAATTAACCGTGGGCAAAATTGTGGGACGGCTCAACGAAAAACTGGAGCATAATCACTTTATTCTCATCGGGCCGGGACGCTGGGGCAGCAACGACATTAACCTTGGGGTGCGCGTGAGGTATTCCGATATTAACCACACAAAGGTTCTGATTGAAGTGGCCCGAAAAACAGGCCATTACGTCCCCGAAGTATCTTTTGGAACCCATTTTTTTCAGGATTTGGTGGAGGCGGGCATTTACCATTTGCCGCTCTATCCGGATGAGGAAAATGCCCAGTTTAATGAAGCCTTTTTGTTACACTCGCCCAACCGTTTATCGACCCTTCTTCCGGAATTCAAGGAGTTTGAGGATATTGTCCACGTCATCCACGTTCCGGAGGCCGCCGGCGGGAAAAAATTAACGGTGGCCATGGACGGCGAAAATGAAGAAGCCCTGGCCTATTTTGAGGAAAAGGCGTAA
- a CDS encoding adenylate/guanylate cyclase domain-containing protein, with product MKQSMLKKIRIVVLVTLAAWAGTFLFANLKSLRNLELKSLDWRFKMRGQETLADSSIVIVSIDDQTFSSIQTKWPYPRSYFTTLIQHLNEAGARLIVFDLEFTEPYSQDPAQDAELARVAKRAGNVIFAGKIVTEFGANNTINQYVLKPMPELIDAGVPWGLVNIVEDGDGFLRRYLLGIQSRNTFYPTLSVRALQKLSGGGTFKNGPKELQVGRFAVKKITPSTMLINYVGPAKSFPTYSFVNVLDDAAFDIGEEDTDIFEMHKLWGTFRNKIVFIGSGAEELQDVKLTPFYDYDGVKRKMPGVEVHANALYTMLHNTYIHRPAKAVVFVLWFILGLLIGSLVLALKPIKSLPLIMVLAAFLIWGTVYEFVHAAVWLPMISPLLMIVFGYLGNTLYILGTEQREKLRYRKIFQQYVSKNVVDKMLESGKFPEFGGSREKLTVLFSDIRSFTSFTENNPPEKVVGQLTEYLTAMTNIVLKHDGTLDKFVGDEIMALFGAPYPYKDHAFKACLAAHEMIRTLKDFQLKYAEEKGESYFNIGIGINTGEMVLGNLGSRQLFDYTVIGDAVNLGARLEGVNKYYKTNIILSEFTYNEVKDRIVARELDKIQVKGKKRPVEIYELLGIDRISDAEYELLVHAYSQALSAYRNANWYEALKGFRKILRYFPKDGPSNLYIRRCLDLMENPPKEDWQAVYAFSSK from the coding sequence ATGAAACAGTCTATGTTGAAAAAAATACGAATTGTAGTTCTGGTAACGCTCGCTGCCTGGGCGGGTACTTTTCTCTTTGCCAATTTGAAATCTCTTCGAAATCTTGAATTAAAGAGCCTGGATTGGCGATTTAAAATGCGGGGGCAGGAAACGCTCGCCGATTCATCCATCGTAATCGTTTCGATCGATGATCAGACGTTTTCCTCAATCCAAACGAAATGGCCCTACCCCCGATCGTACTTTACGACCCTCATTCAACATCTTAACGAAGCCGGTGCCCGGCTCATTGTATTCGATCTGGAGTTTACAGAGCCTTATTCTCAGGATCCGGCGCAGGATGCCGAATTGGCCCGGGTGGCAAAACGGGCCGGAAATGTTATTTTTGCCGGAAAAATCGTGACGGAATTTGGAGCCAACAATACGATCAATCAGTACGTGCTGAAGCCGATGCCGGAGTTGATCGACGCGGGCGTGCCCTGGGGCCTTGTGAATATTGTGGAAGATGGAGACGGGTTCTTGCGGCGCTATTTGCTGGGAATCCAGAGCCGGAATACATTTTATCCCACACTTTCCGTCAGGGCTTTGCAGAAACTAAGCGGCGGGGGGACCTTTAAAAACGGGCCCAAGGAATTGCAGGTCGGCCGCTTTGCGGTCAAGAAAATAACGCCTTCAACCATGCTGATCAATTATGTGGGACCTGCAAAATCCTTTCCCACGTATTCGTTTGTCAATGTTCTGGATGATGCGGCTTTCGATATCGGCGAGGAGGATACCGATATTTTTGAAATGCACAAGCTCTGGGGGACGTTTCGGAATAAGATTGTTTTTATCGGGTCGGGGGCGGAGGAACTTCAGGATGTAAAACTTACCCCCTTTTACGATTACGACGGCGTAAAGCGAAAAATGCCGGGTGTGGAGGTGCACGCCAATGCGCTCTACACGATGCTTCACAACACCTACATCCACCGCCCCGCAAAGGCCGTTGTTTTTGTTCTTTGGTTTATTCTGGGACTTCTTATCGGCAGTTTGGTTCTGGCCTTGAAACCCATCAAAAGCCTGCCGCTGATCATGGTGCTCGCCGCCTTCTTAATTTGGGGAACGGTTTACGAATTTGTTCATGCGGCCGTTTGGCTGCCCATGATTTCACCTCTTTTAATGATTGTTTTCGGATATCTGGGAAACACGCTGTACATTCTGGGAACGGAACAGCGGGAGAAATTACGGTACCGGAAAATTTTTCAGCAGTACGTTTCCAAAAATGTGGTGGATAAAATGCTGGAGAGCGGAAAGTTTCCGGAATTTGGAGGATCGCGGGAAAAACTGACGGTTTTGTTCTCGGACATTCGCAGCTTTACCTCGTTCACGGAAAACAATCCGCCCGAAAAAGTAGTCGGACAACTCACCGAATATCTAACCGCCATGACGAATATTGTGCTTAAGCATGACGGCACCCTCGATAAATTTGTGGGCGATGAGATTATGGCGCTGTTTGGGGCGCCCTACCCTTACAAGGATCACGCTTTTAAGGCCTGTTTGGCGGCTCATGAAATGATTCGGACCTTGAAGGATTTTCAACTCAAATATGCGGAAGAAAAGGGGGAATCGTATTTCAATATTGGCATCGGCATTAATACCGGTGAAATGGTGCTGGGAAATCTCGGCTCGCGCCAGCTATTCGATTACACGGTGATCGGGGATGCCGTGAATTTGGGCGCCCGTCTGGAGGGGGTCAATAAGTATTACAAAACGAATATTATCCTCTCGGAATTTACCTACAACGAAGTGAAGGACCGGATTGTTGCCAGGGAACTGGACAAAATTCAGGTGAAAGGGAAAAAGCGGCCGGTTGAAATTTACGAATTGTTGGGGATTGACCGCATCTCGGACGCCGAATATGAATTGCTGGTTCACGCTTATTCACAGGCTCTGTCCGCCTATCGGAATGCGAATTGGTACGAAGCGTTGAAGGGGTTTCGAAAGATTTTGCGCTATTTTCCAAAGGACGGCCCCTCGAATCTTTACATCAGGAGATGCCTGGATTTGATGGAAAATCCTCCAAAAGAAGATTGGCAGGCAGTTTACGCCTTTTCCTCAAAATAG